The DNA window TATGTTCTATTGCATATTCTCTATAACAATATTTTGGTCTAGcaatcaaacttttttttgGGACAAACCACGATGTTACAGAGAAATTTGATCGTATGTATTGCACCATATGATCATTTAAAAGCAGCCCACATAGAGTGGCTAGTTTTATTCTATACATACTCCATATTGTACTTCCATTAATTTACTAAACATATCACATATTCATAGAACACAACAAACGAAACACCTCTTTCACCTTCCCTACTAGTAGTATTTTCTGTTGTAATATTTTGTGAAACTTAAGTATAACTAGGCTTCTCCAGATCCTCAAGATCGCGAAAAAATGTCTTTTGTTCCAACACAGAATCAACAGTGGAGAATTGAGAGCCATATTCACCATATTTTATAATGTGATCAGTAGCTGGCCCAAATACCCCGGTTTGGGGATGAGGAGTCCAGTACTTGTACTTGTCTGATTCTACCTCGATTATTTCATCAGGTACCCACGATGACACATATTCCTCTGGATTCTTGTCATACACTGACGTGTGCACCACCCTCCTGCACATCACTTAATTagatttaaaaaagaaacaaattgaaagtAATTAACTCGAACTGATCAAGGGCGGAGCTAGAGAGAAAGTTACAAGTTCAGCTAGAACTCAGCAACTttagtcaaaattttatatttgttttaagaAATTCACTTAATACGTATAAATAAGTATTTATCCAAAATACTGCAAGTTGATGTTTATGAGAATTCagaattcataaattcaaaattctggCTCTGAAGACTCCGCAAAGTTCAGAGTATACCTGGCAGAGAGGCCAGTAGATGATGAGTTGGCAGAATTTCGAGCACTTGAATAAGTTAGATGGTTCACAAATCGTTTCCCCAAGTTCACCAGTCCACGCTTCTGTAAATTAGTGGCCATGCAAATgcaatatagacaaaaaaaaaatctgaaaaaaagaagatattaagAATGGCTCTTAAACAGTAATTATAAGGAAATTATGAGCTAATTATAAGAAGAGCAAAGCATACGTTATGCCGATCTGAGTTCTCTTATTTATAATAGTGAAAACACCGGAGAGAATGGAATTTCTGTCTGCGTCTTCATATGTCACTcgaaaaaaagagaggaaaaagttATTCAAATGGGTGACCGTGTTAATTTAGCATATGATttaatagtataataatattaaatctagataaaaatacataacttaattaaatcgagataatatttttgttggattttaaaaagtaagaatgagaaat is part of the Solanum stenotomum isolate F172 chromosome 8, ASM1918654v1, whole genome shotgun sequence genome and encodes:
- the LOC125873141 gene encoding late embryogenesis abundant protein At5g17165-like codes for the protein MATNLQKRGLVNLGKRFVNHLTYSSARNSANSSSTGLSARRVVHTSVYDKNPEEYVSSWVPDEIIEVESDKYKYWTPHPQTGVFGPATDHIIKYGEYGSQFSTVDSVLEQKTFFRDLEDLEKPSYT